The sequence TGTAGCGGATAACTTCGCAAAACCTTCAATGACAAGAAAGTTAACACATTTATATGACCATCAATAAATAATACTATTTGAAgatttcaaacaaaaaaataaattacttaCTAACCTGCTTCACAAAATTATCCACCAAATGCCTCAAACAATAAGCATGGTGACTTCCCGGAAATAATAGCTTAACAGCCTTGATAATACCGGGATGTCTATCTGAGAAAAAAGTGAACTTTTCAAACACCATGATATGTTGCAAAACAAGGACACCTCTCAAATGAAAACAAAACCATTCCCTATTCGAATCATTCTCAGCATCCACTACAGCGTATGCCAATGTAAAAAGATCATCATTGGCATCTTTTGCCACTGCAAGTAGGATACTACCTTTATATTTGTTCTTAATATGAGTTCCATCGAGAAAAATCATTGGTCTACAACCAGTAGCAAAACCAACTGCACATGCATTAAAACAAAGGAATAACCGTTTGAATTTATTGGTTACTACATCAATCTCACAATCTGCCACACTACCAGGATTTGTTTCTCTAACTGCACGACAATACCATCTCAATTTGTCATAACACCCCTTATCTGTGCCATGGAGATCATGCATAGCTAATTCCTTGCCCTTCCAAGCCTTGTGATACTCTAAATCTACTCCAAAATCTCTTTGTACATTTTTCACCATTGCACAGGGACGGTAAGAGGGCTCTCCCCTCAATTTATCCTTCATCAAATCTGCGACCCAAGCTGAATCAGCTCTTGGATGTCCTCTACCAGATAAATTGTCCTCTCCACAAGTGTGTTGTAAATTGCATTTTCTGATCCCAAATAGATTGTCTGCCTTATGTCTGGATGCATAAACTCGCCACTTGCAATTATGATCAGTACAAAGAACAATAATCTTATCTCTATCATTTTTGGCATACAAAAATGAGCGTCTTATAGCAACagaatattttttcatataaaTTCTAAATTCTGCAGCATCTTTGAATGTTTGGCCCACCCCACGTATGCAATGAAACCAAGAATCAAGGGAATTTTGTATGGGGGCCTCTTCAAGCTCATTATCACTTCTGGATTGTCTGTCATCTTCGTCGTCCCTTATGAATTTCACAACCATAACTTTAGAATTACTTTTAGGATTAATCAACATTAAAAATCACCAGAAAACTATAACGAAGTACAAAAACAAAATCACGCTTTCAAACTCTATCTACACATAAAGATAACAAATAATTACCGAAGTAAACAGTATAGACAGTGCAAAAAAAAAGGGAACGAGTGAATTATACCTCTCAGTATTTAAACCTCCTATAGTCTGATCTTTTTTCTCGGCCCTCAATTCAATCATAGTCAGCTTCATACACATGTGAAGATGTATCATATTACGGACATCATCATTGTTGTTCAAGGTAACGTACATCTTGTACTGTGGAGCTATGTATTGTAGTGACATAGATTGAGGATTAATTTGTTCATATTTGCTTGACAAACTCTGAAATAAATCATCCAAACTAGATCCACTCATAATTGAAATCACAAATAATTTCTCATTACATTTGCAGCAACCCAAAAACGCAAGGTTGGAAGAAGACCCTACTCCAGATTCCATTCTACAAAAATAAAAGTTGTTTTCAATCAATAAAAGTTCTCGCAATTTATATTTGTAGAACTATAATTCATTTAAAGCTGAAATAAGTAAGATTTCATCTTTCAACAGCacaaatcaaacaaaatttcGCATACAAGCATTTCAAACAAAGAACTATataataaatcataaatatagCCTCAAAGTTATTTAGAAAAATGTCAATCTAAACCAAATGTTATTATTTAATACCTAGAATTTTTGGTGCAATATTTGATTCAAAGTTTTAGGAAAATCATATACAAGAGAACCATGGATTTGGGCATCtaaaaaatacaacaaatgAAGATAACATTACAAAATATTAGAAGCCAAAAAAAAATGGTGAGTTGATTGCACAACAAtatcatcttcttcagataaagAAAAATCGTTGGTAGATAGATGCGTAACAATTATTGAGTTTagaattgaattttttaaatcccaaaaaaatcaaaatcattgCACTTCAATATTCATGCACTAGTATCATCaatattgaaaaattaaaatcttcACTTACTTCAACTAGAAGAAATGCAATATTGGCTATAACATAATATCGTATCAAAacctatatataaaatataaaaacaagACCCAACTTCATATAACCAAAAACATGAATCTATCTATCAAATTTGGGAATTTCGATTGTAGCTCATACGATCAATTTGAACAATCATTGAATAACAAAATCTTGAGGGCTACAGCCAATTAGAAAAATGTTCAATCACCAAGTTATAATGTCCTGGTAAATCCCCAAACCAAAATGAAGACTTCTCATTCATAATTGATATTAATGACATTATGTTTTTGGGTTTAAACCCTAATGAATATCAAGTACCTCAATTCCACTTGAAATAAGTCTGGATAGATCAAATCTAGacaaatctgaaaaaaaaaacatataaagaaGATCAAATCGACTGAAAAATCTCAACATTAACACACGACTCAGAGGCATCGATGGTCAACAAACACATACAAAAGATGAGCACTTACACACAACTTCGGTCAATATGCAAGAGCGAAGAACGGAGAAGGTGACTCGTTGCTTGCTTCAGTCTCTTTGTAGGTGAGTTTCGTCGGTTGATGGGTTCCGTGGTTGAGACCATGAGTTTTCTGCCGTTGAATTGAATGGATGGTGAGGGCTTTAGTTTGGAGGTGGAGTTCAGAAAAGAGAAACGCGATGAaaatatgtgtgtatata comes from Henckelia pumila isolate YLH828 chromosome 4, ASM3356847v2, whole genome shotgun sequence and encodes:
- the LOC140861286 gene encoding uncharacterized protein, with amino-acid sequence MESGVGSSSNLAFLGCCKCNEKLFVISIMSGSSLDDLFQSLSSKYEQINPQSMSLQYIAPQYKMYVTLNNNDDVRNMIHLHMCMKLTMIELRAEKKDQTIGGLNTERDDEDDRQSRSDNELEEAPIQNSLDSWFHCIRGVGQTFKDAAEFRIYMKKYSVAIRRSFLYAKNDRDKIIVLCTDHNCKWRVYASRHKADNLFGIRKCNLQHTCGEDNLSGRGHPRADSAWVADLMKDKLRGEPSYRPCAMVKNVQRDFGVDLEYHKAWKGKELAMHDLHGTDKGCYDKLRWYCRAVRETNPGSVADCEIDVVTNKFKRLFLCFNACAVGFATGCRPMIFLDGTHIKNKYKGSILLAVAKDANDDLFTLAYAVVDAENDSNREWFCFHLRGVLVLQHIMVFEKFTFFSDRHPGIIKAVKLLFPGSHHAYCLRHLVDNFVKQVLRSYPLHNKKHWSSVFKKAAYAPSQQEFTRHINNILESMPRASTFITSSDPQSWANALFPGRRWGVINNNIAECWNNWVKPARHLPVVSMVDHVRVQIMNMMHRRRETTSVMVQELSPKKEKALASTYIESRNLSINRSCSWKFEVVDGDKSFAVDLNEWTCSCKSWQINMLPCKHACATIKSKSMSLYAFCDRYFYIEMYRQAYKGMINPILTFDMYENNNDEGSVINAPDIRSQPGRRRTKRIPSQVETRVSKCGRCHKTGHNRRSCKESIE